One genomic region from Bacillus sp. SLBN-46 encodes:
- a CDS encoding amino acid ABC transporter ATP-binding protein, with protein sequence MIKVRNLVKSFGSQTVLTDINLSVSEKEVVVIIGASGSGKSTLLRCLNFLEMYDQGEITLKGETIQPTSTNLNKIREDVGMVFQHFNLFPHMTVLENVMEAPVHVKGMDKTQAKQKALVLLEKVGLYDKASAYPKNLSGGQKQRVAIARALAMEPRIMLFDEPTSALDPELVGEVLQVMKRLAKEGMTMVVVTHEMGFAREVADRVVFMGDGKILEEAPPNEFFVNPQHVKAKQFLNSIL encoded by the coding sequence ATGATTAAGGTAAGAAATCTGGTAAAGTCTTTTGGTTCACAAACTGTTTTAACTGATATTAATTTGTCCGTTTCTGAAAAAGAGGTTGTTGTCATTATTGGTGCGAGTGGTTCTGGAAAAAGTACATTACTTCGCTGCCTTAATTTCCTTGAAATGTATGATCAGGGAGAAATCACGTTAAAGGGAGAAACAATTCAACCAACTAGCACCAACCTGAACAAAATTCGTGAAGATGTCGGAATGGTATTTCAACATTTTAATCTTTTTCCACACATGACTGTGTTGGAGAATGTGATGGAAGCCCCTGTGCATGTAAAAGGGATGGACAAGACTCAAGCAAAACAAAAAGCGTTAGTATTACTTGAAAAAGTAGGATTATATGACAAAGCTTCAGCCTATCCGAAAAATCTTTCAGGTGGTCAAAAGCAACGCGTAGCTATTGCACGTGCACTTGCCATGGAACCACGAATCATGCTGTTTGATGAACCGACATCTGCACTTGATCCGGAACTTGTTGGAGAAGTTCTTCAGGTAATGAAGCGGCTGGCAAAAGAGGGAATGACGATGGTTGTTGTTACACATGAAATGGGGTTTGCAAGAGAAGTAGCAGATCGAGTGGTTTTTATGGGGGATGGAAAGATTCTCGAAGAAGCACCGCCGAACGAATTTTTCGTCAATCCCCAGCACGTGAAAGCCAAGCAATTTTTAAATAGTATTCTTTAA
- a CDS encoding DUF438 domain-containing protein: MSEIINNREQLMTKNTDRLTILKGIFQDLHNGRNLDEVKAHFDALIGKITVDEITQLQHEFSKEGSIPKDELQRIYQEHSAIFQGSIERENNLQNPEDLPGHPVHTFKLENREIEKLLQQLVQVHVDEFIRDDSSDNIYRLLQDINLLIDIDKHYSRKENLLFPYLEKYGIFGPTTNMWRIDDFIRDAIKEAKQKLASYQGGRQEVLGVLNFVIQEVTGMIYKEENILFPMALKNLSEDEWIKIAHESDEIGFCLTVPAEEWKPERKALAENAITEGYIKMETGFLSLKQLELLLNHLPVDITFIDHEDVVRYFSHGKERIFARTKAVIGRTVQNCHPPRSVHVVEELLEDFKAGKKDSEDFWIKFRDKYVYIRYFAVRDEKGSYIGTLEFTQNIDPIKAIEGEKRILS; the protein is encoded by the coding sequence ATGAGTGAAATTATTAATAATCGTGAACAACTAATGACTAAAAATACAGACCGTCTTACCATATTAAAAGGAATCTTCCAAGATCTTCATAACGGAAGAAATTTAGATGAGGTAAAAGCTCATTTTGATGCATTGATTGGGAAAATTACAGTGGATGAAATCACACAGCTCCAGCATGAGTTTTCAAAAGAGGGTAGTATTCCAAAAGATGAGTTACAGCGTATCTATCAGGAACATAGTGCCATTTTTCAAGGTTCAATAGAAAGGGAAAATAATTTGCAAAATCCAGAGGATCTACCAGGGCATCCGGTTCACACGTTTAAACTGGAAAATAGGGAAATTGAAAAGCTGCTTCAACAACTGGTACAAGTCCATGTGGATGAGTTTATAAGAGACGATTCCTCTGATAATATTTACCGCCTTCTGCAGGATATTAATCTCTTAATAGACATTGATAAGCACTACAGCCGTAAAGAGAACTTACTATTTCCTTATTTAGAAAAGTACGGAATCTTTGGGCCAACTACCAATATGTGGAGAATTGATGACTTTATTCGTGATGCTATAAAAGAAGCAAAACAAAAATTAGCAAGCTATCAAGGTGGAAGGCAGGAGGTCCTTGGGGTCCTAAATTTTGTCATCCAGGAAGTAACTGGAATGATATACAAAGAAGAAAACATCCTTTTTCCAATGGCTTTAAAAAATTTATCTGAGGATGAGTGGATTAAAATTGCTCATGAAAGTGATGAGATTGGCTTCTGTTTAACAGTCCCTGCGGAAGAATGGAAGCCAGAGAGAAAAGCCTTAGCTGAGAATGCTATAACCGAAGGATATATTAAGATGGAAACTGGATTTTTATCTTTAAAGCAATTAGAACTTCTATTAAACCACTTACCAGTTGATATTACTTTTATTGATCATGAGGATGTAGTTCGCTATTTTTCCCACGGAAAAGAAAGAATTTTCGCCCGTACAAAAGCAGTTATTGGACGTACGGTTCAGAATTGTCATCCGCCAAGAAGCGTGCATGTGGTAGAAGAATTATTGGAAGATTTTAAAGCTGGGAAAAAAGACAGTGAGGATTTTTGGATTAAGTTCCGAGATAAATATGTATATATTCGTTATTTTGCTGTTCGGGATGAGAAAGGAAGCTATATTGGTACACTAGAATTTACACAGAATATTGATCCGATAAAAGCCATTGAAGGTGAAAAGCGAATTCTCTCCTAA
- a CDS encoding HAD family hydrolase, translating to MIKAIFFDLDDTLLWDQKSVKEAFAATCRLAEVRYGLSADQLEEAVRDAARNLYSSYETFAFTQMIGINPFEGLWGNFLDDTEDFKKMKEIVPTYRKDAWTSGLSAMGIDDPEFGMELAERFPQERRNHPFVYDETFKILDGLKGNYQLLLLTNGSPDLQNTKLAITPELVPYFDHIVISGDFGRGKPDPSIFEHALSSMSLKKDEVIMVGDNLMTDILGANRAGIKTVWINRQDKQRNEVIPTFEIKHLEDLYSILEKLNRN from the coding sequence ATGATAAAAGCCATTTTTTTTGATTTAGATGATACGCTACTGTGGGACCAAAAAAGTGTAAAAGAAGCCTTTGCAGCAACATGTAGATTAGCAGAGGTGAGGTATGGCCTTTCTGCAGATCAACTTGAGGAAGCTGTTCGTGATGCAGCTAGAAACTTATATTCTTCCTATGAAACGTTTGCGTTTACACAAATGATTGGGATTAATCCTTTTGAAGGATTATGGGGTAATTTTTTAGATGATACAGAAGATTTTAAGAAAATGAAAGAAATTGTACCCACCTATCGAAAAGATGCTTGGACATCAGGATTATCAGCAATGGGTATTGATGACCCTGAATTTGGAATGGAGCTAGCAGAGCGGTTTCCACAGGAGCGGCGAAACCATCCATTTGTCTATGATGAAACATTTAAGATTCTAGATGGTTTAAAGGGAAACTATCAACTTCTTCTATTAACCAACGGATCTCCTGATCTTCAAAATACGAAACTAGCCATTACACCTGAATTAGTTCCTTATTTTGATCATATTGTTATTTCTGGTGATTTTGGTCGAGGAAAGCCAGATCCTTCGATATTCGAGCATGCTTTATCAAGTATGTCTTTAAAAAAGGACGAAGTTATAATGGTTGGTGATAACCTGATGACCGATATTCTTGGCGCAAACAGAGCTGGAATAAAAACCGTTTGGATTAACCGTCAGGATAAACAACGAAATGAAGTCATTCCTACATTTGAAATTAAACATTTGGAAGACCTCTATTCTATATTAGAAAAATTAAATAGAAACTAA
- a CDS encoding BsuPI-related putative proteinase inhibitor, translated as MANKKIYFVISTAVLFGLLTGCGTSTKTNGTNVGIKTENQKQEKVTAKFIPSLEIKEDNHDMTVKYAVKNISGKKQTLTFSNGLKADFIVYDQNGKKVKQYSEEISATQATEEISLENNKEMEQKFTISDLPNGQYKLEVFLTSKEEKAKTEAEFIVKNSLYTNSSGQYVGQMDPHTIEVNVDGNKTAFQLSDEAIKQLTSIKEGDQISFIYSEKESGQKTIERFFKES; from the coding sequence ATGGCAAACAAGAAAATATATTTTGTCATAAGCACGGCTGTATTATTCGGACTTTTAACAGGCTGTGGCACAAGTACAAAAACGAATGGTACCAATGTTGGAATCAAAACGGAGAATCAAAAGCAAGAAAAAGTGACCGCAAAATTTATTCCTTCACTTGAAATAAAAGAGGATAACCATGACATGACAGTCAAATATGCAGTTAAAAATATATCCGGCAAAAAACAGACACTAACCTTTTCTAATGGTTTAAAAGCTGACTTTATTGTATACGATCAGAATGGAAAAAAAGTTAAACAATATTCAGAGGAGATTTCCGCAACACAAGCTACGGAAGAAATTTCATTAGAAAATAATAAAGAAATGGAACAAAAATTTACTATATCTGATCTTCCAAATGGTCAATATAAATTGGAGGTTTTTCTGACTTCAAAAGAGGAAAAGGCAAAGACTGAGGCAGAGTTTATAGTAAAGAATTCTTTATATACTAATAGTTCAGGTCAGTATGTAGGTCAAATGGATCCACATACAATAGAAGTAAACGTTGATGGAAATAAAACCGCCTTTCAATTATCAGATGAAGCCATTAAACAATTAACATCGATAAAAGAAGGTGACCAGATTTCGTTTATCTATTCAGAAAAGGAAAGTGGACAAAAAACAATTGAAAGGTTTTTTAAAGAGTCGTAA
- a CDS encoding ABC transporter permease subunit has translation MFLIVLFTGSILNTLLNDGQIRQIRFHADEKGNIVDRPPYAPLTEYVLGSDSFGYDLVHMMVEGAKWTIGITIAIVILRMLFSIILASFIYPLNNRIYNCIKTIFEPFSVVPQTIIAYFILFSVLWMPLDGFHTPFWLRASFEVFILVALAIPSLTIHISGEMRHVEKEDFIEVSRTLGSTKRYIFFKHIIPHVYEKWIISFGQQFIQTLQLLAHLGFMKLFFGGTHYPDDDTPPRTISFEWSGVIGGDISYLYSQQPWIILVPIGFFIVTAISVALINQSVKAYFENKTMVRLKKDN, from the coding sequence ATGTTTCTAATCGTACTCTTTACTGGGAGTATTCTTAATACTTTATTGAATGATGGGCAAATCAGGCAGATTAGGTTTCATGCTGATGAAAAGGGGAATATTGTGGATCGTCCCCCTTATGCGCCATTGACCGAGTATGTATTAGGTTCTGATTCTTTTGGCTATGATCTTGTACATATGATGGTGGAGGGGGCAAAATGGACAATAGGTATTACTATTGCAATCGTCATTCTCAGGATGTTATTTTCAATTATATTGGCGTCCTTCATTTATCCTTTAAACAATCGGATATATAACTGTATAAAAACTATTTTCGAACCATTCTCGGTTGTACCTCAGACCATTATTGCATACTTTATTTTGTTTAGCGTTTTGTGGATGCCACTTGATGGCTTTCATACGCCCTTTTGGTTACGAGCATCTTTTGAGGTATTTATTTTAGTCGCTCTTGCCATTCCGAGCTTAACCATTCATATATCGGGTGAAATGAGGCATGTTGAAAAAGAAGATTTCATTGAAGTCTCAAGAACACTAGGTTCTACTAAGCGCTATATCTTTTTTAAACATATAATCCCACATGTGTATGAAAAATGGATCATATCATTTGGCCAACAATTTATTCAGACTTTACAGCTTCTCGCTCATCTTGGATTTATGAAGCTATTTTTTGGAGGTACCCACTATCCAGACGATGATACGCCTCCTCGAACAATCTCTTTTGAATGGTCAGGCGTGATTGGAGGAGATATCAGTTATCTTTATTCACAGCAGCCCTGGATTATCTTAGTACCAATCGGATTCTTTATTGTTACGGCCATTAGTGTTGCACTAATAAACCAATCAGTTAAAGCTTATTTTGAAAATAAAACGATGGTTCGTTTAAAAAAAGATAATTAA
- a CDS encoding ABC transporter permease subunit — translation MRGLKIIKRLFFLIIQCLVGVEVLIIIAVFPELFKNLTFNGAPFLQAAYDLNIKLFTFGDFLLRDQKNSVFPVIFYKYMDSMKMLGLSFLTACLIAFIIAYVGLIFFKSKLKYIKSFLEILESIPDLMIILLLQFAVIIVYKKTGIKLAQVVSVREEAILLPVISLSVPISLYITKVLIHYIEEELEKHYVMLAKAKGFTFSYILNVHVLRNIADGMFGTSKMIFWSMLSTLLVIDYLFNMNGLLRVMLTAVDPFIIGCILIFIPFFVIFRIYEWVSFENRKDTQ, via the coding sequence ATGAGAGGTTTAAAGATCATTAAAAGATTGTTCTTCCTTATTATCCAATGTCTTGTCGGGGTTGAAGTATTAATAATAATCGCTGTTTTCCCGGAATTATTTAAAAATTTAACTTTTAATGGAGCACCATTCCTCCAAGCTGCTTATGACTTGAATATAAAACTGTTTACATTTGGGGATTTTTTATTGAGGGATCAGAAGAATTCTGTATTTCCGGTTATTTTTTATAAATACATGGATTCGATGAAAATGTTAGGTTTAAGCTTTTTAACAGCCTGTTTGATTGCCTTCATCATTGCGTATGTGGGTCTTATATTTTTCAAAAGTAAATTAAAGTATATTAAAAGTTTCCTAGAGATCCTCGAGTCTATACCTGACCTAATGATTATTTTGTTACTGCAATTTGCGGTTATCATAGTTTATAAGAAAACGGGTATTAAGCTGGCCCAAGTTGTTTCCGTAAGAGAAGAAGCGATTCTTCTCCCAGTCATCAGTTTAAGTGTCCCTATCAGTCTATACATAACAAAAGTACTAATTCATTACATTGAAGAAGAATTAGAGAAGCATTATGTCATGCTGGCGAAAGCAAAGGGCTTTACCTTTTCATATATCCTAAATGTCCATGTACTTAGAAATATTGCGGATGGCATGTTCGGAACATCAAAAATGATTTTCTGGTCTATGCTTTCAACTTTATTAGTGATTGATTACTTGTTTAATATGAATGGCCTGCTTAGAGTGATGTTAACGGCGGTAGATCCATTTATTATCGGGTGCATCTTAATTTTTATTCCATTTTTTGTTATTTTTCGGATTTATGAATGGGTGAGTTTTGAAAACAGAAAGGATACACAATAA